GTGCGCATTTCAATCCGGTCACCATGCGCCTGGAGCTGAGCAGCTTTTCGGACCTGATCTTCAGTCACGACGCGCAGGCCAAGTTCGTGCATACCAGCATCGCCGGCTACGTGACCGCTGCGGTGTTCGTGGCGGGCATCAGCGCGTGGTATCTGCTGAAGAACCGTCACACCGAGCTGGCGCGGCGCTCGTTCCGCATGGCGGTGCTGTTCGGCGTGCTGTCCACCGCCGGTGTAATCACCCTGGGCGATGCACTGGGCTTCATCGGCGGCCAGGCGCAGCCGACCAAGCTGGCGGCGATGGAGGGCCTGTGGAAGACCGAACCGGCGCCGATGCCGTTCAACGTGATTGCCTTCCCGTCGCAGAAGAACCAGACGAACTACGGTGAGATACAGGTGCCGTATGCGCTGTCGCTGCTGGAAACGCATTCGCTGGAAGGCACGGTGCCGGCGGTGGACGCGCTGGAGAAGCAGGCGGCCCGGCGCATAGAGAACGGCATTCCCGCGGTGGAGGCGTTGAAGACGCTGTCCGCCAAGCCGGGCGATGTGGCGGCGATGGATCAGTTCAATGCCCACCAGAAGGACCTGGGCTACGGTTTCCTGCTGCAGCGCTATGCGCCAGATGTGAGCAAGGCGACGCCGGCCGAGATCGCCGCCGCGGCACGCGACACCATTCCGCAGGTGGCACCGGTGTTCTGGTCGTTCCGCGTGATGGTCGGGATGGGTCTGGCGATGCTGGCCTACTTCGTGCTGGCGGTGATCTACACCATGCGCAACCGGGTCGAGCGCAAGCGCTGGTTCCTCAAGCTCGCGGTGTGGATGATTCCGGTGCCGTTCCTGGCCTGCGAGACAGGCTGGGTGGTCGCCGAACTGGGGCGGCAGCCATGGACGGTGTACGGCATTCTGCCGACCTGGATGTCCGCATCGACCCACAGCGTGGGCTACATGATCTTCTCGCTGATCGGCTTCGTGGCGATCTATTCGATCTTCATCGTGATCGAGATGTTCCTGATGCTGCGGGCGATCCGGCGCGGTCCGGACGACCATGAAAGCGGCATTTCCCATGGCGGGTCGCACGTCGACCGACTGGCCGGCTACGCGGAGGGTTGATCGATGGAACTGTATGCTTCGCTTCAGGTGATCTGGTGGTTGCTGCTCGGCGTGCTGCTGCTCGCCCTGGGCGTGATGATGGGTATGGACATGGGCGTGGGTACCATCCTGCGTTACGTGGGCCGCAACGACACCGAGCGCCGCGTGGCGCTGAACGTCATCGGTCCGCACTGGGAGGGCAACCAGGTCTGGTTCGTGCTTGGTGGCGGCGCCGCATTCGCGGCCTTTCCGCTCATCTACGCCACCGCGTTCTCGGGTTTCTACGTGGTGATGCTCCTGCTGCTGTGGAGCATGATCTTGCGTCCGCTCGCCTTCGAGTACCGCCGGAAGCTGCCTTCGCAAGGCTGGCGCAACATGTGGGACTGGGCACTGCTCATCAGCGGCCTGGTGCCTATGGTGGTGTTCGGTGCGGCCTTCGGCAACCTGTTCCAGGGCGTGCCGTTCCACTTCGACTGGAGCATCACCTCGACCTATACCGGCTCGTTCCTTGGCCTGCTGAATCCGTTCGCGATCCTGTGCGGACTGCTGTCGCTGTCGATGTCGGTGTTCATGGGTTCGGTCACCCTGATGAACGGGGCCGAGGGCGCGATCTACGACAGGGCACGCAGCCTGACGCGGGTGGCGGCGATCGCGGCGATCGTGCTGTTCGCCATCGGTGGCTTCTGGGTGCACGGCATGTCCGGCTATGTGATGGGCTCGAATCCGGGGGCGGGCGTTCCACAGACGCCGCTGCAACAGACCGTGACAATGGCTGCCGGTGCCTGGTTCACGAACTTCCGTGCCCATCCGGTGCTGTGGCTGGTGCCGGCGATCGGCTTCGCCGGCATGCTGCTGGGCATGCTTGCCGCGTACGCCAACCGCTCGCACCTTGCCTGGTGGCTCGGTGCATTGGCCTGGCTAGGCGTGATCGGCACGGCCGGCGTGGCACTGTTCCCGTTCCTGCTGCCGTCCAGCAGCGTGCCGGCACAGAGCCTGACCGTGTGGAACGCCAGCTCCAGCCGGCTCACCCTGAGCTGGATGCTCGGTTTCGCGGCGGTCTTCGTGCCGCTGATCGTGTGGTACACCAGCTGGGCGTTCTACGTGATGCGCGGCAAGGTCACGGCTGCCGACATCGCGGCTGACGAACACGCTTACTGAGGACGCCTCATGAAAACCTTCATGCAATTCATCCTGTTCATGGTGCTTGCTGTCGTGGTCATCGTGATCGCCGTGATGCTGGGCGACAGCGGGGCGTGGTATTTCGCCTGGCTGGTGGGCACCACCATGATCGTGTTGATCGCCGCGGCAGGCGGTGTCCTGCTGGACACCCAGGAAGAACAGGCACGCGAGAAAGCGAAGGCCCGCGCGGTGCCGCACGGGCAGTGATCGCGGCGAAGCGCATGGCGTGCCTTCCACCGGTGGTGTGCAGCCCATGCTGAGTGCGCCTTCCGCCTGGTTGCGTGAGCAGGCCCGCCCGGTGCGGCACCTGCTCACGCGCGGCATGCTGGCCGGTGCCGCGCAGGCCGTACTGATGTGCCTGGGTGCCTGGCTGGTGGCCCACGCGCTGAGCGCTGCGATTTTCGGTGGCCAGGGCCTGCATGGACTCTGGCCGGTGCTGCTGGCGCTGCCGCTGCTGGCGCTGCTCCGTTTCGGCTTGACCCTGTGGCAGCGCCGGCTGACCTTCGACGCAGGCGCGCGTGTCAGCGCCCAGGTCCGCCGGGCGCTTGAACAGCGTCTGCAGGTGTTGGGTCCGCGCTGGGCCGCGCAGCAGTCCGGCGGCGACCAGGTCACCCGGCTGGTCGATGGTGTAGACGCACTGGTGCCCTATTACGCGGGCTATCTGCCGCAGACTGCGCTGGCGGTGATCGTGCCTGCGCTCATCGTGCTGGTGGTGCTCGGTGCCGATCCGTGGTCGGCGCTGGTGTTGCTGGTGACTGCACCGCTGATACCGCTGTTCATGGTGCTGGCGGGGCAGGCGGCAGAGCGGGCCAGCCAGCGTCGCTGGAAGCAACTGCGCCGCATGGGTGCACATTTCATGGATGCCTTGTCGGGCCTGACCACGCTGCGCCTGTTCCGTGCGGTCGCGCGCGAACGCGAGCTGCTGGCGGCCACCGGCGAGGCCTACCGTCGCGACACCATGGCGGTGCTGCGGGTGGCGTTCCTGTCGGCGCTGGTGCTGGAGTTCTTCGCCACGGTGAGCATCGCGGTGCTGGCGGTGCTGATCGGTTTCCGGCTGATGTGGGGCAAGCTGGGGTTCGAGCCCGGGTTGTTCGTGCTGCTGCTGGCGCCCGAATTCTTCCTGCCGCTGCGGTCGCTCGGTACCCAGCGGCATCGCCGCATGGACGCCGTGGCCGCCGCCGAAGACCTGGTGGCCCTGCTCGCCATGCCCGTCGACTCCGAGCCTGTGCCGTCGGCAGACCGGGAATCGCATGCCGCCATGCCGATGGACACGATCCGGATTGCGTTCGAACACGTCGTGTTCGGTTATGACGCCGACCGCAGCGTGCTGCAGGGCGTCGACCTGGCCATACCTGCCGGCACTTCACTGACTGTGGTCGGCACCAGTGGCAGCGGCAAGAGCACCCTGCTGGCCCTGCTGATGGGTTTTGCGCAGCCGGACGGCGGCCGCATCCTGGTCAACGGACAGGATCTGGTGGGACTGGACATGCCGGCATGGCGGCGACACATCGCATGGGTGCCGCAGCGTGCCCACGTGTTCCATGGCAGCCTGCGCGACAACCTGCTGCTGGCCGCGCCGGATGCCGACCGGGTGACACTGGAACGTGCGCTGCAGGCGGCGGTACTCGGGCCGCTGGTGGCCCGTCTTCCGCAGGGACTGGACACGCCGCTGGGCGAGCGCGGCGAGGGCCTCTCCGGGGGTGAACGCCAGCGGCTGGCGCTGGCACGGGCGTGGCTGCGCGACGTGCCGCTGCTGCTGCTGGACGAACCGATGCAACACCTCGATGCCGCCACCGCTGCCGCCGTCGATGGGGCTCTGGCGCGTCTCGCGCTCGGGCGCACGGTGATCCGCGTGGCGCACCGGCTGGATGCCATCGGCGAGCATGAACAGGTCGCCGTGATGGCCCAGGGGCGAGTGGTCGAGACCGGTATAGCCGCCGAACTCCGCACGAAGGGCGGCGCCTTCGCGCGCCTGCTGGCGGCGGATCGCGCGGCATGAGCGACGATCGCTCCGATCTTCTGCATCGCTTGCTGGCCCTGCCGTTGCGGCGCGACCGGGCGTGGATGCTGGCCGGCACCGTGGTGGCCTTGCTCAGCACGCTTTCGGGCATCGGCCTGCTGGCGGTGTCCGGCCATTTCATCACCAGCATGGCGATCGCCGGTGCGACCGGCGCGGCGATCAACTACTACACGCCCGCGGCCTTGATCCGGCTGTTCGCGATCCTGCGTACCGGTGGTCGTTACATCGAGCGACTGGTGACCCACGAGGCCACCCTGCGGGTGCTGGCGCGGTTGCGCCTCTGGCTGTTCGATCGGCTGGTACCGCTGGCACCGGCGCGGCTGGGCGGCCTGCGCAGTGCCGAGCTGTTCTCGCGCCTGCGCGCCGACGTGGATGCACTGGAACATGCCTACCTGGGGGTGGCCGTGCCGCTGCTGGTGGCCGCCGGCGTGACCCTGGTGGTGCTGGCGGTAGCGGCCGGTTTCCTGCCGCTGTTCGCGCTTGCGCTGGCCGTGCTGTGCGTGATCGCCGGCGTGCTATTGCCGCGCTGGGCGTTGCGGCATGGCCGCGCCGACGGCGAAGCCGCGGTGCGTCATGCCGAAACCCTGCGCATGCTGGCCGCAGACGGCTTGCAGGGCCGTGCCGAGCTGGCGCTGTACGGTGCCGAAGCGGCGCATGCCGAACGCGTGGCGCAGGTGACCGTGCAGCTGCAGCAGGCGCGCGCGCGGACCGACCGCCTGCAGGCCACTGGCAGTGCAGGCGTCACGCTGGCGGGGCAGTTGGCGGTCGTCGCTGCGCTGCTGCTCGGCATTCCGGCGGTGGGCGCAGCCGCACTGGCCGCACCCGAGCTGACCATGCTGGTGCTGCTGTCGCTGGGAGCCTTCGAGGCGATCGCGCCGCTGCCGGAGGCGTGGGCGCAGCTGGGTGCCATGCTGGCATCGGCGCGGCCGGTGTTCGCGCTGGCCGACACGCTGCCGGCAGTGACCGAGCCGGCGACTGCCAGCCCGGCAGTGCGCGACAGCGGCATCGCGATGCGCCAGCTGCGCCTGCGTCACGGCACGGATACCCGCTGGGCGCTCGATGGCGTGGATCTCGATCTGCCGCCGGGCCGGCGGCTGGCGCTGGTCGGTCCCTCGGGGGCGGGCAAGTCCAGCCTGGTCGGCGCGCTGCTGCGTTTTCTGCCCTATGAAGGGACGATCACCCTGGGTGGCGTATCGCTGGATGCGTGGCACGGCAACGACGTGCGCGCCCGCATCGCGGTGGTCGACCAGCAGCCTTACCTGTTCGGTGCCAGCCTGCGCGACAACCTGCGCGTCGCGCGCCCCGACGCCAGCGACGAGGCCATCCTTGCGGCGCTGGAGCAGGCCCAGCTGGGTGACTACGTGGCGAGTCTGCCGCATGGCCTGACCACCTGGGTGGGGGAGAACGGAGTACGCGTGTCCGGTGGCGAGGCACGGCGCATCGCGATCGCGCGCGCGCTGCTCGCGGACGCGCCGGTGCTGGTGCTGGACGAACCGCTGGAGGGGCTGGATGCGGGCACGGCGGCGGACCTCTACCGTGCCTTGAGCGTGGCCACGCGGGGGCGCAGCGTGCTGCTCATCACGCACCGCCTGGGCGGCCTGTCCACGCTGGTGGACGAGGTGGCCAGCATCCGCGAGGGGCGTGTCGTCGGCTGCGTTTCCACCGGCGATTACCTAGGGCAGCGGTCGAGCGGGCACAGCTGCGTGGCGTGACCGGCCTGCGCGGTGCCGGCCGATCGGCTTGATCACGGTCAACACCGGCTGTGCGGCGACCGCGCAGACTGCGGCCATGAACGCCGTCCTGCATGCCCCCGTATTCGACCGCGAACTGATCGCCCGCTACGACGGACGCGGCCCGCGCTATACCAGCTATCCGACCGCGCTGCAGTTTCGCGACGACTTCGGCGAGGCCGACCTCAAGGCGGCCGTCGCTGCGTCCGATGCGGCCGACAGCGAACGTCCGCTGTCGCTTTATGTGCACGTGCCGTTCTGCCGCAGCCCGTGTTTCTATTGCGGCTGCAACCGCGTGATCAGCCGCGACCCGACGCGGGCCGATCATTACCTCCAGTGGCTGTTCCGCGAGGTGGAGCAGGTGGCCCGGCTGTTCGGTGCCGGGCACCGGGTGCGCCAGGTGCGCCAGGTGCATCTGGGCGGCGGCACGCCGAACTTTCTCGACATACCGCGCATGCAGTCGCTGATGGACGCACTGGCGCGGCATTTCCGCTTCGACGAGGTGGAGCAGCGCGAATTCGGCATCGAGGTAGACCCGCGCTTTGCCGATGGCGATTACGTGCGCGCACTGGCCGCGATGGGGTTCAACCGGCTCTCGTTGGGTATCCAGGATTTCGACCCCGCGGTACAGCGGGCGGTCAACCGCGAGCATGGCGTGGAGCCCACCCGCGTGCTGGTCGACGAGGCCCGTGCCGCCGGTTTCCGTTCGATCAACATGGACCTGATCTACGGCCTTCCGCTGCAGACTCCGGTGGCGTTCGCACGCACCCTCGACGAGGTGATCGCGATCGGCCCGGACCGCATTGCCGTGTACGGTTACGCGCACCTGCCGAGCCTGTTCAAGGCCCAGCGGCAGATC
This window of the Dyella sp. A6 genome carries:
- the cydB gene encoding cytochrome d ubiquinol oxidase subunit II, translating into MELYASLQVIWWLLLGVLLLALGVMMGMDMGVGTILRYVGRNDTERRVALNVIGPHWEGNQVWFVLGGGAAFAAFPLIYATAFSGFYVVMLLLLWSMILRPLAFEYRRKLPSQGWRNMWDWALLISGLVPMVVFGAAFGNLFQGVPFHFDWSITSTYTGSFLGLLNPFAILCGLLSLSMSVFMGSVTLMNGAEGAIYDRARSLTRVAAIAAIVLFAIGGFWVHGMSGYVMGSNPGAGVPQTPLQQTVTMAAGAWFTNFRAHPVLWLVPAIGFAGMLLGMLAAYANRSHLAWWLGALAWLGVIGTAGVALFPFLLPSSSVPAQSLTVWNASSSRLTLSWMLGFAAVFVPLIVWYTSWAFYVMRGKVTAADIAADEHAY
- a CDS encoding cytochrome ubiquinol oxidase subunit I — translated: MHDINVVDLSRLQFALTALYHFLFVPLTLGLSFLLAAMETVYVTTGKEIYRQITQFWGKLFLINFAIGVATGLTMEFEFGTNWSFYSSFVGDIFGAPLAIEGLMAFFLEATFIGMMVFGWERLKRGQHLAVTYLVAFGSNFSALWILIANSFMQAPEGAHFNPVTMRLELSSFSDLIFSHDAQAKFVHTSIAGYVTAAVFVAGISAWYLLKNRHTELARRSFRMAVLFGVLSTAGVITLGDALGFIGGQAQPTKLAAMEGLWKTEPAPMPFNVIAFPSQKNQTNYGEIQVPYALSLLETHSLEGTVPAVDALEKQAARRIENGIPAVEALKTLSAKPGDVAAMDQFNAHQKDLGYGFLLQRYAPDVSKATPAEIAAAARDTIPQVAPVFWSFRVMVGMGLAMLAYFVLAVIYTMRNRVERKRWFLKLAVWMIPVPFLACETGWVVAELGRQPWTVYGILPTWMSASTHSVGYMIFSLIGFVAIYSIFIVIEMFLMLRAIRRGPDDHESGISHGGSHVDRLAGYAEG
- the cydC gene encoding thiol reductant ABC exporter subunit CydC, with amino-acid sequence MSDDRSDLLHRLLALPLRRDRAWMLAGTVVALLSTLSGIGLLAVSGHFITSMAIAGATGAAINYYTPAALIRLFAILRTGGRYIERLVTHEATLRVLARLRLWLFDRLVPLAPARLGGLRSAELFSRLRADVDALEHAYLGVAVPLLVAAGVTLVVLAVAAGFLPLFALALAVLCVIAGVLLPRWALRHGRADGEAAVRHAETLRMLAADGLQGRAELALYGAEAAHAERVAQVTVQLQQARARTDRLQATGSAGVTLAGQLAVVAALLLGIPAVGAAALAAPELTMLVLLSLGAFEAIAPLPEAWAQLGAMLASARPVFALADTLPAVTEPATASPAVRDSGIAMRQLRLRHGTDTRWALDGVDLDLPPGRRLALVGPSGAGKSSLVGALLRFLPYEGTITLGGVSLDAWHGNDVRARIAVVDQQPYLFGASLRDNLRVARPDASDEAILAALEQAQLGDYVASLPHGLTTWVGENGVRVSGGEARRIAIARALLADAPVLVLDEPLEGLDAGTAADLYRALSVATRGRSVLLITHRLGGLSTLVDEVASIREGRVVGCVSTGDYLGQRSSGHSCVA
- the cydD gene encoding thiol reductant ABC exporter subunit CydD, which codes for MLSAPSAWLREQARPVRHLLTRGMLAGAAQAVLMCLGAWLVAHALSAAIFGGQGLHGLWPVLLALPLLALLRFGLTLWQRRLTFDAGARVSAQVRRALEQRLQVLGPRWAAQQSGGDQVTRLVDGVDALVPYYAGYLPQTALAVIVPALIVLVVLGADPWSALVLLVTAPLIPLFMVLAGQAAERASQRRWKQLRRMGAHFMDALSGLTTLRLFRAVARERELLAATGEAYRRDTMAVLRVAFLSALVLEFFATVSIAVLAVLIGFRLMWGKLGFEPGLFVLLLAPEFFLPLRSLGTQRHRRMDAVAAAEDLVALLAMPVDSEPVPSADRESHAAMPMDTIRIAFEHVVFGYDADRSVLQGVDLAIPAGTSLTVVGTSGSGKSTLLALLMGFAQPDGGRILVNGQDLVGLDMPAWRRHIAWVPQRAHVFHGSLRDNLLLAAPDADRVTLERALQAAVLGPLVARLPQGLDTPLGERGEGLSGGERQRLALARAWLRDVPLLLLDEPMQHLDAATAAAVDGALARLALGRTVIRVAHRLDAIGEHEQVAVMAQGRVVETGIAAELRTKGGAFARLLAADRAA
- the hemN gene encoding oxygen-independent coproporphyrinogen III oxidase, which translates into the protein MNAVLHAPVFDRELIARYDGRGPRYTSYPTALQFRDDFGEADLKAAVAASDAADSERPLSLYVHVPFCRSPCFYCGCNRVISRDPTRADHYLQWLFREVEQVARLFGAGHRVRQVRQVHLGGGTPNFLDIPRMQSLMDALARHFRFDEVEQREFGIEVDPRFADGDYVRALAAMGFNRLSLGIQDFDPAVQRAVNREHGVEPTRVLVDEARAAGFRSINMDLIYGLPLQTPVAFARTLDEVIAIGPDRIAVYGYAHLPSLFKAQRQIKTEELPDAATRLELFGRALTGLQAAGYVYIGMDHFARSDDELAQAQRAGTLQRNFQGYSTHGDCDIVGLGVSAISRIGDSYSQNARDLAAYEGLLDGGHLPVVRGLLLDRDDLIRRELIGELMCHGAIDVQAFGRRHGLVFGDYFADSLARLQSFVDDGLVVGDMRRLQVTSRGRLLLRNIAMCFDRYAGAQADAARYSKTI